The Bifidobacterium coryneforme genome segment CCATCCTAAGGTAGCGAAATTCCTTGTCGGGTAAGTTCCGACCTGCACGAATGGCGTAACGACTTCCCCACTGTCTCGACCAGGAGCTCGGCGAAATTGCAGTACGAGTAAAGATGCTCGTTAAGCGCAGAAGGACGAAAAGACCCCGGGACCTTTACTATACCTTGGTATTGGCGTTAGGTGCGGACTGTGTAGCATAGGCGGGAGGCTTCGAAGCGGGTGCGCCAGCATCCGTGGAGCCGAAATGTGAAATACCGCTCTGTCCTCATCTGGCCTCTAACCTCGACCAGTCATCCTGGTCAGGGACAGTGCCTGGCGGGTAGTTTAACTGGGGCGGTTGCCTCCCAAAGAGTAACGGAGGCGCCCAAGGGTTCCCTCAGCCCGGTTGGCAATCGGGTGTTGAGTGCAATCGCACAAGGGAGCTTGACTGCGAGACCGACGGGTCGAGCAGGGACGAAAGTCGGAGATAGTGATCCGGTGCCGGCGTACGGACGCGGCATCGCTCAACGGATAAAAGGTACCCCGGGGATAACAGGCTGATCATCCCCAAGAGTCCATATCGACGGGATGGTTTGGCACCTCGATGTCGGCTCGTCGCATCCTGGGGCTGGAGCAGGTCCCAAGGGTTCGGCYGTTCGCCGATTAAAGCGGCACGCGAGCTGGGTTCAGAACGTCGTGAGACAGTTTGGTCTCTATCCTCTGCGCTCGTTGGAATCTTGAGGAGMCCTGCCCATAGTACGAGAGGACCTGGGTGGACGAACCTCTGGTATGCCGGTTGTCGCGCCAGCGGCACGGCCGGTTGGCTACGTTCGGATGGGATAACCGCTGAAAGCATCTAAGCGGGAAGCCCCCTCCAAGATAAGGATTCCATGGAACCTCGGTTCCTGAAGACCCCATGCAGAACACATGGTCGATAGACCGGACGTGGAAACCCCGCAAGGGGCGAAGCCGACCGGCACTAATGGTCGAAGACAACACAACACCCACCCCCGTCGAGGGGTGGAGGCATCGACACCACTGCGAACGAGACCTGCGGCAATGAACACGAACGGCCACAGGCGATCGACAACGAAACACGCGTCCACCGTCCGGTCCCCGAACCGTCACCACGACCCGCCCGCCGCGCCAAGCGCAGGGCCGGTACAACAGAATTTGCGGCGGTCATGGCCTGGGGGAGACGCCCGGTCCCATTCCGAACCCGGAAGCTAAGACCCAGCACGGCAATGGTACTGCACTCGGAAGGGTGTGGGAGAGTAGCACACCGCCGCTCCACAACATCGGACAGGGGTCCCGCACGGCACACGCCGCACGGGACCCCTTCCACATACACCGACACCCCCACCCACAACGCTGCGGGACCCAACCGAACCGCCGGACACCGCCCTGACGGACACTGCTACAACCGGGCCCATGCCTGCCCCGCTCCGCGCCCGCCCCTTCGGCCGCAGATGGAAGGCACCCCTCGCATCACAAGCACCACCACACCCACGTTCTGCGCTCTTTATGAATGGCTGAAGCCATCGCAAACGGGGACGTGCGAATAGGCCTGCTGATGCCTGCGGATGATTCTGCGGACAAAGCATCGATTGAGGCGTCATAATGTATGTATCGATTACATCAGGCGTGAGTATTTTTGGCTCACGCTGCTCTCAAGCCGGTCTGACGTTTTCCTCTTGGGTTACTTCGAAAAGCTGCTCGACGGTGGGATGGGTCAGAACATCATCGCAGATGCCGTTGGAAAGCACGACGACCCGGTCAGCGGTCGCGGCGATCTCCAGGTCATGGGTGACCATGATTAGGGAGCTGCGTGGTGTAACGGTCTGTCGCAATAGATGCATGACCGATTGTGCGGTCGAAGGATCGAGCGATCCGGTTGGTTCGTCTGCGAATAGGATATCGGGACTGCGCAGCAGCGCCCTTGCGATGGCGACGCGCTGACGCTGTCCTCCCGACAGATTGTCCGTCCGTTCATGGCCCATCCCGTCGAGACCCACCTGTTTCAGGAGTGCATAGACTTGCTTACGAGAGGCGTGGATGCCGGCCATCTTGGCAGGGAGGAGCACATTGTCAGCGACGTTGAGTGCACTGACCAGGTTGAGATCCTGGAACACGAATCCGACGTGATCGCGTCGTAGTCGTGAGAGCTGCGCGTTGGATTGTCCTGTGACGTCCTGTCCACACAAACTGATGGACCCGGAATCTGGCTTAAGCAGTCCACACAGGCAATAAAGCAGCGTGGACTTGCCTGAACCCGACCTGCCGACGATGGCCACGAACTCGCCGGGGTGCACGCTCAGATCAATGCCACGTAACACTTCGACACGGTCTCTTCTTGTGTGGTAGGCCTTGCGGATCCCTGAGGCTGCGAGCAATGGTGATGTCATGATCTACCTTTCGTCGAGAACTACGTCGATTACCTGTCTGTGGGTGATTCCTGCAGTGATGGCGGCGAGCATCACGACAACGAAGAGCATGCCGAAAGCCACGATTCCTGCGGCCTGCCAGCCTGGCAGGGTGAATGGTGCGGATGGTATCGGACCCGAGGTGAGTGCGTGGTCCATGGCCAGCTCGTTGACCCACACGATTGCATAGGCGAAGACGAGCGAAAGGGCCAGATAAATCACAGTCTCGCATGCGACCTTCATCCAGACCAGTCTGCTGGTGCCGCCGCCGGCGATCAGGACTGCAGCATCCCTGCCTCTGCTGCGCATGGTGGCGAACACGACCGATGAGGCGGCGACGCATCCGACGATGACAGCCCCGCCGAACAGCACCGCCATCTGTTTCGGGGGCGCAGACACGGTCTCGCCGGATCCTGAAAGCACTGAACTCAGTTTGCCGACCCACGCCATCATCACACCGACCGCGCCGCCGGCCAGCCCGATGGGCATTATCAGTCCGCGGGTCAGGTCGGGGTGCGAGGAAGCTTCACTTACTGCCAGAAACCACGGAGTGCCGAGTCGATTGGAACCCAGTCCGATGAGTGCGAGCAGCCCTCGTATCAGAGGAGTGGCGCAGCATGCGACCACCAGGCACACAAGCATGCCCATACCCGCGTACACGGTCATGAAATCTCCCTCAGCTCGCTTCGAGATAAGCGGTCGCGCATTGCCTATCGCTATGTAGAGCGCCGCGGTTCCCACGATAATGGCGACTGACAGCACGGCTCTTAAAATGCGCTTTCACAAAGAAAATCCACTCCGCGATGTCTGACCGTCACCGCGTACTGCCTCCAGAACATCGCCGCGCGCGATTCTCCTGGCCGGAAGCAGCCCGCCCAGAACGCAGATCACGCCTGTGGATCCGGCGCCGATCCACAGAGCGAGTGGAATAAGAGGTTGAGCCAGCACGTCATTCGAGGGCAGCCCGCTGGAAGAAATAAGACGCGCGAACGGAAACCATGCCAGTCCCGCCACTAGCGCTCCCAGCAGGGAGGACAGTAGGCCTACCAGAAGCACCTCGCCAAGAAGCACCACGAACACCGTCCGGGGCAGAACGCCTGCCAACTGCCACAGCCCCACGGAACGACGCTGCAATCCCAGACATACGCGAATCACCATCATCAGCGACAGGAAACCCACCAGAACACAGAACCCCAACGCCACGCCTCCGAACGCGACGAACGCCTGCTGCGCCTCGCCGGATGTGTTAGCACCGGCAACCACCAATCCAATGTCCAGAGTGACCGTCACCGCCAGAATCGCAGAAGTGACGATCAATGCCAGCCACGATGCCACATCAATAGCCACGGAACGCACCACAAGCTTCAACAGAAACATACGCATCTCTCGATTCTTAGGTGAACCATCTGATTACGTCCACTGCCACCCTTGCAGTGTTAGAGAAGACCGATGATATATCCTACCGCGGCAATGACTCTAATCCATAAAGGGCTATCTGAAAAATGGCGACGCTCATTCTCCCCAGCAATAGCGAGCAATGCCTTGAATCCATCAGAACTGAGCGCCGGTTCGCTTGCCGACTTCGATTTCCTTCAGGAACGTCCTTTCACCCACCCTTGTAAGCACATCCGCACCTCTGACGGGCAATGAGTGCCGTACGTTTCTAGGCCTTGAAATGCCTCTCGTCGTTCATGGTGGCGAAGTTCAGTCCAATCAGGATGCCACCACCCACGTAGTTGCCCAGCATGGCCACGATGACCACCAGGATGGCCTTCCAGGCATTGACCTGCCCGAAGACCCCGAGAGTGAGGAAAAGGGCGGAATCGGCGACAGAGTGCTCGAAGCCGCAGAAGGAGAACACGAAGACGGACACAATCATGATGGTGCACTTGGTGAAGTCGTTGGAGAGCTTGCCGTTGTACACCATGAGCATGGCGACGTTGATGCAGAAGTTGCATAGAATACCGCGGACGAAGAGGTCGGCGAAGCCCATGGGGCCTCCCGAGACATAGCCGGTCTTGGTGGCTGCCGCTGTCAACATCTGGTCAAGGGTCGGCCCGCTGACGATGGAAGAGAATCGAAGGATGACGGACACAATCAGGAGTCCAACCAGATTGCCCAGGAAGCAGAGGCCCAGGATTCGCAGCGATGTCAGCCAGCCCAGGCGCTTGTGGTAGGCGCCTATGGTGACCACCATCATGTTGGAGGTCAGCAGTTCAGAGTTGGTGTAGTAGATAAGGACCAGAGCCCACCCGAAGGTGGTCGCGGCCAGGACCTTCCCCGCCAGGACCAGGCCATGGTTGTCCGGGTTCTGACCGGCCTGCCCCATGATGACGAAATAGGCCGTAAAGAAGATGCCTATGAACAGGCCGGCCGCGGTGGCCCGCTGGAGGTACTTCCCCGTCAGATCGCCGCTCATGGTCTTCTTGCTCTCGACCACGTCCAGGACAGTGCTGATGAAGGCCCGCCCGGGGAAGAGGGGCTGCCCCCCTGGGGCTGACTTACCGGACCCGCCGTCTTGGTTGGGCATCTGGTTGAATTGTTCGTTCACGGGTCCATTATGGCATTCCAGAGCCCGGGAAGAGCGGTCTCCGGGGCCGACTGTGTGGGAATTCACTTATCCGTCATTGCCGGCATCGGGTCCTTATGCCTTACTCGGTGCGCAATGCCGTGGCGGGATCCTGCTTGGCTGCCTTCCGGGAGGGAATCAGGCCGCCAATCAGGGTCAGGACCACACTCAGAACGACCAGAGCCACCCCGCCGGAGACAGGGAGGGCTGCGTTGACTTCAGTGGTTCCCATGAAGTGATGCATGATGCTGTTGGCCGGGATTATCAGGAGGAGGGTGATTCCCACACCAAGGAGTCCGGCCAGGAGGCCGATGATGCCGGTCTCGGCATTGAAGACGTTGGAGACGTTCCGCTTGGATGCTCCCATGGCACGGAGAATCCCGATCTCCTTGGTCCGTTCCAGGACCGAGATGTAAGTGATGATGCCGATCATGATTGAGGAGACCACCAGGGAGACCCCCACGAAGGCAATCAGGACGTAGGTGATGACGTTGATGATGGTGGTCACCGAGTTCATCATCAGGCCTACGTAGTCCGTGTAGACAATCTTGTTCTTCTCCGAGGTCTTGTCGTTATAGTGCTTGATGGCATCACCCACGGAATTCTTGTTCTCGAAACTGTCCGTGTAGATACTGATTCGGGAGGGGGCGTTCCGGGAGACCATGCCGAAGTCACTCAGGTTGTCGGCGTATGTGCCGGTGGAAACATACTGGTTGTATATGGCGACCAGAACATCTTGCGGGGCCGTGGCGATGTACTGGTCGAAGGCCTGCGCGGTCTGCTGCTCGGCCATGGCACCTGAGGCGCTGGCCTGCTCCGACGGGGCGGTGGCTGCAGATCCCTGGGAGCCGGCTCCCATCTGAACCCCGGCCGCTGAACCACTCATGAAGCCCTGGGCCATGCTGGCCTTCTGGCTGACCCCAAGGGAAGCGATGTAATCCTTGGCGTCGCTGGCCTTGGCCGCATCGTCCGCAGGGGCGAAGGCCATGCCGTTCAGGACGCTATGGTCCTGGTCGGCCTCCTGGTCGGTGACGATGGGGCTGGTCTTGGCCTGGTCAATCAGGTAGTCGGTCAGTTGCCGTGTGTATCCAACGCCCACCTTGAGCGGGGTGGCCTTGGCGTCCTCGTTGGGTCGGACGACCCCGACGATCTGCAGGTGCATGGCCTTGTCGGCTACCTTGGCCATTTCGTCCGCGTTGTCGCCGATGTAGCGGTAGTGGCCGTCATCACCCTTGACGTACTGGTCTGCGGCCGGCACCATGGAGAGCTTCTGCTGCATGACCTTGGAGTAGTCGATGGGGGAGGTGTCGGTTTCGACCTCCTGGCCGCTGTTGAGCTTGCTCATGATGTCGGAGTACTGGTTGGAGGGCAGGACGCCAAGTTTGTAGAGGCTGGTGACGGGGATCTGGTTGTTCTTGTCCAGCACCAGAACGACCT includes the following:
- a CDS encoding FtsX-like permease family protein; the protein is MRMFLLKLVVRSVAIDVASWLALIVTSAILAVTVTLDIGLVVAGANTSGEAQQAFVAFGGVALGFCVLVGFLSLMMVIRVCLGLQRRSVGLWQLAGVLPRTVFVVLLGEVLLVGLLSSLLGALVAGLAWFPFARLISSSGLPSNDVLAQPLIPLALWIGAGSTGVICVLGGLLPARRIARGDVLEAVRGDGQTSRSGFSL
- a CDS encoding formate/nitrite transporter family protein; its protein translation is MNEQFNQMPNQDGGSGKSAPGGQPLFPGRAFISTVLDVVESKKTMSGDLTGKYLQRATAAGLFIGIFFTAYFVIMGQAGQNPDNHGLVLAGKVLAATTFGWALVLIYYTNSELLTSNMMVVTIGAYHKRLGWLTSLRILGLCFLGNLVGLLIVSVILRFSSIVSGPTLDQMLTAAATKTGYVSGGPMGFADLFVRGILCNFCINVAMLMVYNGKLSNDFTKCTIMIVSVFVFSFCGFEHSVADSALFLTLGVFGQVNAWKAILVVIVAMLGNYVGGGILIGLNFATMNDERHFKA
- a CDS encoding FtsX-like permease family protein — its product is MTVYAGMGMLVCLVVACCATPLIRGLLALIGLGSNRLGTPWFLAVSEASSHPDLTRGLIMPIGLAGGAVGVMMAWVGKLSSVLSGSGETVSAPPKQMAVLFGGAVIVGCVAASSVVFATMRSRGRDAAVLIAGGGTSRLVWMKVACETVIYLALSLVFAYAIVWVNELAMDHALTSGPIPSAPFTLPGWQAAGIVAFGMLFVVVMLAAITAGITHRQVIDVVLDER
- a CDS encoding ABC transporter ATP-binding protein; this translates as MTSPLLAASGIRKAYHTRRDRVEVLRGIDLSVHPGEFVAIVGRSGSGKSTLLYCLCGLLKPDSGSISLCGQDVTGQSNAQLSRLRRDHVGFVFQDLNLVSALNVADNVLLPAKMAGIHASRKQVYALLKQVGLDGMGHERTDNLSGGQRQRVAIARALLRSPDILFADEPTGSLDPSTAQSVMHLLRQTVTPRSSLIMVTHDLEIAATADRVVVLSNGICDDVLTHPTVEQLFEVTQEENVRPA